A single Lolium perenne isolate Kyuss_39 chromosome 6, Kyuss_2.0, whole genome shotgun sequence DNA region contains:
- the LOC127310350 gene encoding aspartic proteinase oryzasin-1: MGTGHVTLQHLLILSAVLLLGTPVEGLVRIALKKLPVGQNLLVAGEDAQTFLAQHHGLVHNEEPQPLPKRDIVILKNYQNTQYYGEVGIGMPPQNFTVIFDTGSSNLWVPSSECYSSTAYHLHKSYKASRSSTYTKKGKRVSIHYKTGAIVGYISQDNVQVGGLVVQNQNFIEASLEPSITFMLGKFDGIVGLGFKEMSFGGAEPVWYNMVSQGLVGSPVFSFWFNRHAGQVKGGEIVFGGVDPNHYKGSHTYVPVTKKGYWKFDMGDVLIGGNSTGLCKSGCAAIVDSGTSFLTGPTAIITEINWRIGIPRRVSKACKNVVSKFGRQILDLLLKRILPRRICDILRLCFFVGPHGVSDDNAGIQSLEDEVRTSNGFIVCKACEWIVQWTVKHVADNQTEDSILHTINEICDHIPIPAEESFVDCGELKFMPDVAFSIGTKQFVLKPEQYIVKIGEGDDTRCMSGFSAMDAPPSGGPLWILGDIFMEAYHTVFDYGNMKIGFAETT, encoded by the exons ATGGGAACCGGCCACGTCACGCTCCAACACCTACTCATCCTTTCCGCCGTGCTCCTCCTCGGCACGCCCGTGGAGGGCCTGGTCCGCATCGCGCTGAAGAAGCTACCGGTCGGCCAGAACCTCCTCGTCGCTGGAGAGGACGCTCAGACCTTCCTCGCGCAGCACCACGGCCTCGTCCATAACGAGGAGccacagccactgccaaagaGAGATATCGTAATACTGAAGAACTACCAAAACACTCAGTACTACGGTGAGGTCGGCATCGGAATGCCGCCACAGAACTTCACCGTCATCTTCGACACAGGCAGCTCCAACCTCTGGGTGCCCTCCTCCGAGTGCTACTCTTCG ACTGCATACCACTTGCACAAGAGTTACAAAGCCAGCCGGTCAAGCACGTACACGAAGAAAG GAAAAAGGGTATCAATTCACTACAAAACTGGTGCAATTGTTGGTTATATTAGCCAAGACAATGTGCAAGTTGGTGGTCTAGTTGTGCAAAATCAG AATTTTATTGAAGCTTCGTTGGAACCAAGTATTACTTTCATGCTTGGAAAATTTGATGGCATTGTTGGTCTTGGGTTTAAAGAAATGTCATTCGGGGGTGCCGAACCTGTTTG GTATAACATGGTTAGCCAAGGTCTGGTTGGTAGCCCCGTTTTCTCATTCTGGTTCAATCGACATGCTGGTCAAGTGAAGGGAGGAGAAATAGTTTTTGGAGGAGTTGATCCTAATCATTACAAGGGAAGCCATACTTATGTCCCTGTTACTAAGAAGGGATACTGGAAG TTTGATATGGGCGACGTCTTGATTGGAGGAAACTCCACAG GATTATGTAAATCTGgttgtgcagcaatagtagattcGGGAACTTCATTTCTTACTGGCCCCACG GCGATAATTACGGAAATAAATTGGAGAATTGGTATACCTAGGAGAGTGAGCAAAGCGTGCAAGAACGTTGTTTCAAAGTTTGGGCGGCAGATCCTGGATTTGCTGCTAAAGCGG ATATTGCCAAGAAGGATATGTGACATACTTCGTTTATGTTTCTTTGTTGGACCTCATGGTGTAAG TGACGACAACGCCGGTATTCAAAGTTTAGAAGATGAAGTTAGGACATCAAATGGTTTTATTGTGTGCAAAGCTTGTGAATGGATTGTTCAATGGACGGTGAAGCATGTTGCAGATAATCAGACTGAGGATTCTATATTGCATACCATTAACGAG ATATGTGACCATATTCCTATCCCTGCGGAAGAATCATTCGTGGATTGTGGAGAACTTAAATTCATGCCTGACGTCGCCTTCTCCATCGGGACCAAACAGTTTGTGCTCAAACCCGAACAA TACATAGTGAAGATTGGTGAGGGTGATGATACCCGATGCATGAGTGGATTCTCAGCTATGGACGCTCCTCCTTCCGGTGGCCCTCTCTG GATCTTGGGTGATATATTCATGGAAGCCTATCACACGGTCTTTGACTATGGAAATATGAAGATTGGGTTCGCCGAGACAACATAG